One Saccharomyces kudriavzevii IFO 1802 strain IFO1802 genome assembly, chromosome: 7 DNA segment encodes these proteins:
- the SLH1 gene encoding RNA helicase (similar to Saccharomyces cerevisiae SLH1 (YGR271W); ancestral locus Anc_5.31), with translation MSEKLAPICIILETLYANDVFEEFNTITENRTEEVPYKFKMSTAYSADSSKSYMIAMQSMVDASQSFNLDKSKTYLPGLDNELKKKRKEDQGGKTELTVLSQDRNDWDDIFDEFQDISFSQLQSIIDSYKKQNAVAIYKKIGNLIDKAATTLSSNVLLETVLQVVYNHQKQELEKELLDFLGTENIELVSLLLQHRRMIIATPIETTILLIENAVKSTPDFLTQQDIRNQVLQNAENAKNQKLNPADRIIKYPHVFRKYEAGSTTAIAFAGQKFTLPVGTTRMSYQTHEEIIIPAATDQASNKNYLYTKLLRIKDLDHFCKTVFPYENLNQIQSLVHPVAYKTNENMLICAPTGAGKTDIALLTILNIIKQFSVINEGSEIDIQYDSFKVVYVAPLKALAAEIVDKFSKSLAPFNIQVRELTGDMQLTKAEILATQVIVTTPEKWDVVTRKANGDNDLVSKVKLLIIDEVHLLHEDRGSVIETLVARTLRQVESSQSMIRIVGLSATLPNFMDVADFLGVNRQVGMFYFDQSFRPKPLEQQLLGCRGKAGSRQSKENIDKIAYDKLSEMIQRGYQVMVFVHSRKETAKSARGFIKLAEANHEVDFFAPDPIIKDKYSRQLVKNRDKDMKEIFQFGFGIHHAGMARSDRNLTERMFKDGAIRVLCCTATLAWGVNLPADCVIIKGTQVYDAKKGGFIDLGISDVIQIFGRGGRPGFGSSNGTGILCTSSDRLDHYVSLITQQHPIESRFGSKLVDNLNAEISLGSVTNVDEAIEWLGYTYMFVRMRKNPFTYGIDWEEVSNDPQLYERRRKMIIVAARRLHALQMIVFDEISMHFISKDLGRVSSDFYLLNESVEIFNQMCDPRATEADILSMISMSSEFDGMKFREEESKELTRLSEESVECQIGGQLDTPQGKTNVLLQAYISQSRIFDSALSSDSNYVAQNSIRICRALFLIGVNRRWGKFSNVMLNICKSIEKRLWAFDHPLCQFDLPENIIRRIRDTKPSIEHLLELEPEELGQLVHNNKAGSKLYKILSRFPKINIEAEIFPITTNVMRIHVALDPNFVWDSRIHGDAQFFWVFVEESDKSRILHFEKFILNRRKLNSQHEMDFMIPLSDPLPPQVVVKTVSDTWIGCESTHAISFQHLIRPFNETLQTKLLKLRPLPTSALENPLVESIYPFKYFNPMQTMTFYTLYNTNENAFIGSPTGSGKTIVAELAIWHAFKTFPGKKIVYIAPMKALVRERVDDWRKKITPVTGDRVVELTGDSLPDPKDVHDATIVITTPEKFDGISRNWQTRKFVQDVSLIIMDEIHLLASDRGPILEMIVSRMNYISSQTKQPVRLLGMSTAVSNAYDMAGWLGVKDHGLYNFPSSVRPVPLKMYIDGFPDNLAFCPLMKTMNKPAFMAIKQHSPDKPALIFVASRRQTRLTALDLIHLCGMEDNPRRFLNIDDEEELQYYLSQVTDETLKLSLQFGIGLHHAGLVQKDRSISHQLFQKNKIMILIATSTLAWGVNLPAHLVIIKGTQFFDAKIEGYRDMDLTDILQMMGRAGRPAYDTTGTAIVYTKESKKMFYKHFLNAGFPVESSLHKVLDDHLGAEITSGSISNKQEALDFLSWTFLFRRAHHNPTYYGIEDDTSTTGVSEHLSTLIDSTLENLQESQCVLLHGDDIVSTPFLSISSYYYISHLTIRQLLKQIHDRATFQEVLRWLSLATEYNELPVRGGEIIMNVEMSQQSRYSVESTFIDEFELPMWDPHVKTFLLLQAHLSRVDLPIADYIQDTVSVLDQSLRILQAYIDVASELGYFHTVLTMIKMMQCIKQGYWYEDDPVSVLPGLQLRRIRDFNFSEQGFMEVSQQDNKKILSLEEIGRFGYKKLVSVFNQLTSGMTEDEDVKKKFVSVCQRLPVLDNIKFKEQENNEMLSFHGRHFSNKHSSGFEIYCDKFPKTQKELWFLIGYKGDELLMTKRCQPKQINKEVIIHCELFIPEEIRGEELQFALINDALGLRYDLKHKLMP, from the coding sequence AtgagtgaaaaattagcACCAATATGCATTATATTAGAAACTCTTTATGCAAATGACGTATTCGAAGAATTCAATACAATCACAGAAAACAGAACTGAAGAAGTTCCTTATAAATTCAAGATGTCAACTGCGTATTCTGCAGATTCTTCCAAATCCTATATGATTGCAATGCAATCTATGGTTGATGCATCACAAAGCTTTAACCTGGataaatcaaaaacttaTTTACCAGGTCTTGATAATGagcttaaaaaaaaaagaaaggaagaTCAAGGTGGAAAAACCGAACTTACTGTCCTTTCTCAAGATAGAAATGACTGGGACGATATATTCGATGAGTTTCAAGACATTTCTTTCTCGCAACTGCAATCTATAATCGATTCatataaaaaacaaaatgcaGTGgcaatatataaaaagatTGGAAACCTAATTGATAAAGCTGCCACAACATTGAGCAGTAATGTGTTGCTGGAAACTGTGCTTCAAGTAGTTTATAATCACCAGAAGCAAGAGTTGGAGAAGGAATTGCTAGATTTTTTAGGAACAGAAAACATAGAGCTCGTTTCTTTGCTACTCCAGCATAGAAGAATGATTATTGCCACGCCTATAGAAACCACAATCCTTTTGATTGAAAATGCAGTGAAATCAACACCAGATTTTTTGACGCAACAAGATATTAGAAACCAGGTTTTACAAAATGCAGAGAATGCCAAGAATCAGAAGTTGAACCCTGCTGATAGGATAATCAAGTACCCACATGTCTTCAGGAAATATGAAGCAGGGTCAACAACCGCTATAGCCTTTGCAGGCCAAAAATTTACCTTGCCAGTGGGGACTACAAGGATGTCATATCAAACTCATGAAGAAATTATAATTCCCGCCGCCACGGACCAGGCGTCCAATAAGAACTATTTGTATACGAAGTTATTGAGAATAAAGGATTTAGATCATTTTTGTAAGACTGTTTTCCCTTATGAGAATTTAAATCAGATACAATCCCTAGTGCACCCTGTAGCTTATaaaacaaatgaaaacatgTTAATTTGTGCACCCACTGGTGCAGGTAAGACAGACATTGCACTGCTTACAATATTAAACATAATAAAACAATTTTCAGTCATCAACGAGGGAAGCGAAATTGACATACAATATGACAGTTTCAAAGTTGTTTATGTCGCCCCCTTAAAAGCGCTGGCTGCTGAGATTGTCGACAAATTCAGTAAGAGCCTAGCACCGTTTAATATTCAAGTGAGAGAGTTAACTGGCGACATGCAATTGACAAAGGCAGAAATCCTAGCCACTCAAGTAATTGTTACCACTCCTGAGAAATGGGATGTTGTTACTCGTAAGGCAAATGGTGACAACGATTTAGTCTCAAAGGTCAAGCTGCttattattgatgaagTCCATTTATTGCACGAAGATAGGGGTTCAGTCATTGAAACCCTAGTTGCACGTACCTTGAGACAAGTGGAAAGTTCTCAATCAATGATTCGTATTGTTGGTTTATCTGCAACACTGCCGAATTTCATGGATGTGGCGGATTTCTTGGGGGTGAACAGACAAGTCGGTATGTTTTACTTTGATCAATCCTTCCGCCCAAAGCCTTTGGAACAACAACTTTTAGGTTGTAGGGGCAAGGCAGGTAGCAGACaaagtaaagaaaacatcGATAAAATTGCTTACGATAAATTAAGTGAAATGATTCAAAGAGGATACCAAGTAATGGTGTTTGTGCATTCAAGGAAGGAAACAGCCAAAAGTGCAAGGGGTTTTATCAAGCTAGCGGAAGCCAATCATGAAGtcgatttttttgcacCTGACCCAATAATCAAGGATAAGTATTCTAGGCAGTTAGTGAAAAACAGAGATAAAGACATGaaggaaattttccaatttggGTTTGGTATTCATCATGCTGGTATGGCCCGTTCAGACAGAAATCTGACTGAAAGAATGTTTAAAGATGGTGCCATTAGAGTTCTATGTTGTACTGCAACATTGGCATGGGGTGTTAACTTACCTGCTGACTGTGTCATTATCAAAGGAACTCAAGTATATGATGCTAAAAAAGGTGGTTTCATCGATCTAGGTATTTCTGAtgttattcaaatttttggtaGGGGTGGTAGACCTGGTTTTGGTTCCTCAAATGGTACAGGTATTTTGTGCACTTCTAGTGACCGTCTGGACCATTATGTTTCTTTAATCACTCAACAACATCCTATTGAATCTAGATTTGGTTCCAAACTCGTGGATAATCTGAATGCGGAAATTTCACTGGGTAGTGTAACTAATGTAGATGAAGCAATTGAATGGCTCGGATATACATACATGTTTGTCCGTATGAGAAAGAATCCATTTACTTATGGTATTGATTGGGAAGAGGTTTCAAATGACCCACAACTATACGAACggagaaggaaaatgatTATAGTGGCTGCAAGGCGACTGCACGCCCTTCAAATGATTGTCTTTGACGAAATATCCATGCATTTTATTTCGAAAGACCTGGGCAGAGTGTCGTCGGATTTTTATCTCTTAAACGAATCTGTTGAGATATTCAATCAAATGTGTGACCCCAGAGCCACAGAAGCTGATATTTTATCCATGATCAGCATGAGTAGTGAATTTGATGGTATGAAATttagagaagaagaatccAAAGAATTGACAAGGCTTTCTGAAGAATCTGTTGAGTGTCAGATCGGAGGCCAGTTGGATACACCTCAAGGTAAAACGAATGTACTATTGCAGGCTTATATTTCTCAAAGTAGAATTTTTGACTCAGCGCTATCATCAGATTCAAATTATGTTGCCCAAAATTCCATAAGAATTTGTAGagcattatttttaatagGTGTCAATAGAAGGTGGGgtaaattttcaaatgttATGCTAAATATCTGTAAATCCATCGAAAAGAGGCTGTGGGCTTTCGACCATCCTCTATGTCAGTTCGATTTGCctgaaaatattattagACGTATCAGAGATACTAAACCCTCTATCGAACATCTTCTAGAGCTAGAACCGGAAGAGCTTGGACAGTTGGTGCATAATAACAAGGCGGGATCTAAGTTGTATAAAATATTGAGCCGCTTTCCTAAAATCAATATTGAAGCTGAGATTTTCCCTATTACTACAAACGTAATGAGAATTCATGTTGCCTTGGATCCGAACTTCGTATGGGATTCACGGATACATGGCGATGCGCAGTTCTTTTGGGTTTTCGTTGAAGAATCAGACAAATCACGAATTCttcactttgaaaaattcattttgaataGAAGGAAATTGAATAGCCAACATGAAATGGATTTTATGATCCCATTATCTGACCCATTGCCGCCTCAGGTTGTTGTGAAAACTGTTTCAGACACTTGGATAGGCTGTGAGTCGACCCATGCTATCTCTTTCCAGCATTTAATTAGACCGTTTAACGAAACATTACAAACTAAATTATTGAAGTTGCGTCCTTTACCTACATCGGCCCTTGAAAATCCTTTGGTTGAGTCAATTTATCCTTTCAAGTATTTCAACCCCATGCAAACAATGACATTTTACACACTTTACAATACCAACGAAAACGCGTTTATTGGTTCACCTACAGGCTCTGGTAAGACTATTGTGGCAGAATTAGCTATATGGCATGCCTTCAAAACATTTCCTGGGAAGAAGATTGTTTACATAGCACCAATGAAAGCGTTGGTCCGCGAGAGAGTTGATGACtggaggaaaaaaattacccCGGTGACTGGAGATAGAGTTGTGGAATTGACTGGTGACTCCTTACCTGACCCGAAAGATGTACATGATGCCACCATTGTGATTACAACAccagaaaaatttgatggtATTTCCCGTAATTGGCAAACCCGTAAATTTGTTCAAGACGTGTCTCTAATTATCATGGATGAAATTCATCTGTTAGCAAGTGATCGTGGTCCCATTTTAGAAATGATTGTTAGTCGTATGAATTACATCTCTTCTCAAACGAAACAACCCGTTAGACTGTTAGGTATGTCAACGGCCGTTTCGAACGCTTATGACATGGCTGGCTGGTTGGGAGTTAAGGACCATGGACTGTACAATTTTCCGTCAAGTGTTCGTCCAGTTCCGTTGAAAATGTACATTGATGGGTTTCCTGACAACTTGGCATTCTGtcctttgatgaaaacaatgaataAGCCAGCATTCATGGCGATTAAACAACACTCTCCAGATAAGCCAGCATTGATTTTTGTGGCATCTCGTAGACAGACTAGACTGACAGCTTTAGATTTGATTCATTTATGTGGGATGGAGGATAATCCACGTAGATTTTTAAATATagatgatgaggaagagTTACAATATTACTTATCACAGGTTACTGACGAAACTCTAAAGCTATCACTGCAATTTGGTATAGGGTTGCATCATGCAGGTTTAGTGCAGAAAGATCGTTCTATTTCTCATCAATTATTCcagaaaaacaagattATGATTCTGATTGCCACATCAACTTTAGCATGGGGTGTTAATTTACCTGCACACCTGGTCATCATTAAAGGTACCCAATTCTTTGACGCAAAAATAGAAGGCTACAGAGATATGGATTTAACAGATATTTTGCAAATGATGGGAAGAGCTGGTAGACCGGCTTACGATACTACAGGTACTGCTATAGTGTACACAAAGgaatccaagaaaatgttttaTAAGCATTTCTTAAATGCCGGTTTCCCTGTTGAATCTTCGTTGCATAAGGTGCTAGATGATCATTTAGGTGCAGAAATAACATCAGGCAGTATATCCAACAAGCAAGAGGCTTTAGATTTTTTGAGCTGGACATTTTTATTCCGGAGAGCTCATCACAATCCAACGTACTACGGTATCGAAGATGATACAAGTACTACAGGTGTTAGTGAGCATTTGAGCACTTTAATAGATAGTACATTGGAGAACTTACAAGAATCCCAATGTGTTTTATTACATGGAGACGACATTGTTTCAACACCGTTCTTAAGCATATCCTCATACTATTATATTTCGCATTTAACCATACGCCAATTATTGAAGCAAATACATGACCGTGCAACTTTTCAAGAAGTATTAAGATGGTTGTCATTGGCTACTGAGTATAACGAGCTACCTGTAAGAGGTGGTGAAATCATTATGAACGTTGAAATGTCACAGCAATCAAGATATTCTGTTGAGAGTACCTTCATCGATGAATTTGAACTACCAATGTGGGATCCACACGTtaaaacatttttattattacaGGCACATTTAAGTCGTGTAGACTTACCCATTGCGGATTATATCCAAGATACTGTATCAGTTTTGGACCAATCTCTGCGTATCTTGCAGGCTTATATCGATGTTGCTAGCGAACTTGGCTATTTTCATACGGTATTGACCatgataaaaatgatgCAATGCATTAAGCAAGGTTATTGGTATGAAGATGATCCTGTTAGTGTGCTACCTGGATTACAACTGAGAAGAATCCGAGATTTCAATTTTAGCGAGCAAGGATTCATGGAAGTATCACAGCAAgacaataagaaaattttgagttTGGAGGAAATAGGGAGATTCGGATATAAGAAATTGGTGAGTGTTTTTAATCAATTAACCTCAGGAATGACAGAAGATGAGGatgtaaagaaaaaattcgtCAGTGTTTGCCAAAGGTTGCCAGTTCTAGATAATATAAAGTTCAAAGAACAGGAGAACAACGAAATGTTAAGCTTTCACGGTAGACACTTTTCTAATAAGCATAGTAGCGGGTTTGAAATATATTGTGATAAGTTCCCTAAGACACAGAAAGAGTTATGGTTTTTGATTGGATATAAGGGCGATGAACTGCTGATGACTAAAAGATGTCAACCcaaacaaataaataagGAGGTCATCATACATTGTGAACTATTCATCCCCGAAGAAATTCGTGGGGAGGAATTGCAATTTGCCTTGATTAATGATGCTTTAGGATTACGTTATGATTTGAAGCATAAATTAATGCCCTAG
- the YTA7 gene encoding chromatin segregase YTA7 (similar to Saccharomyces cerevisiae YTA7 (YGR270W); ancestral locus Anc_5.34): protein MTRNLRNRRGSDAEDTSNAKIGYETQIKDENGIIHTTSRSLRKINYAEIEKVFDFLEDDQAMDDDQNEVKDEVPVEIASNEHHENNHNDDEDDDDVVLPHKNSRLNEEIPSERNLRKRKAHDPEEDDESFHEEDVDDDEEEEEADGLEDEYLDEDSRNDSHRRRAADRKFVVPDPDEDDEYDEGDEEGDRISHSASSKRLKRESSRRTRSSRHPETPPPVRRALRSRTRNSGTSNEENYAENEHIRNEALTLADEIRELQEDSPIKEKRFLRERTKPVNYKLPPPLTATSAEEFMDRNKNALSFHNPSPARRGRGGWNASQNSGPTRRLFPTGGPFGGNDVTTIFGKNTNFYNQVPSAFNNNNNNKLILDSDSSDDEILPLGATPKMKKENAAKKRKKKPEIADLDPLGVDMNINFDDIGGLDNYIDQLKEMVALPLLYPELYQNFNITPPRGVLFHGPPGTGKTLMARALAASCSSDERKITFFMRKGADILSKWVGEAERQLRLLFEEAKKHQPSVIFFDEIDGLAPVRSSKQEQIHASIVSTLLALMDGMDNRGQVIVIGATNRPDAVDPALRRPGRFDREFYFPLPDVKARSKILQIQTKKWSSPLSVNFVDKLAILTKGYGGADLRSLCTEAALISIQRNFPQIYRSNDKLLVDPSKIKVKVSDFMLALKKIVPSSARSTGNSPQPLPELIKPLLLNEVKTLKKKLYYMLKMDDTDFQATTSSLQDFIDYEEYSGEDEEEDKYEENKGLSKFKSYEFFESMAESQICKPRLLVNGPKGNGQQYVGAAILNYLEDFNIQNLDLASLVSESSRTIEAAVVQSFMEAKKRQPSVVFIPNLDIWINTIPENVILILSGLFRSLQSNEKVLLLCLAENLDISEVENGILSDFDFGKNFFQLNKPSIENIKEYFSNLIELLRTKPSNIPTKRKRSKPLPELPKVVSSSTPTNFDENGEPLSKEELLRRKLKSFQHQDMRLKNVLKIKLSGLMDLFKNRYKRFRKPPIDDAFLVHLFEPETNNDPNWQPAYTKDKDMILEVSTGRRFFNMDLDIVEERLWNGYYSEPKQFLKDIELIYRDANSIGDRERVIKASEMFANAQMGIEEISTPDFIQECKATRQRDLERQELFLQDEERGVTVDSENQQEGQQNIPLQSGSEANQLNEFGVAAGNQLQAQLQVTTNATTVVNSGEVPAPIDTNIYKTQETTPVHSTIDRAESLTPKDSGALEECPTEPIQSSYISNVYTNGDEQSGKRPEESGFPLKSLVKNNISEKKPGTYDTKQVAKILSTNDSILGVQSVATGEEASQRDGMSKEVVKLPHKEKDNRDVILTSEQIKKIYACLVEHCVNFTVSQLEDVYSTVARIIWKNKSAWDKTKTVDEIMKFLSE from the coding sequence ATGACACGAAATTTAAGAAATAGACGCGGTAGCGATGCTGAAGATACAAGCAACGCAAAGATCGGCTATGAAACTCAAATTAAAGACGAAAACGGAATAATTCACACAACGTCTCGTTCTTTAAGAAAGATAAACTATGCGGAGATTGAAAAAgtgtttgattttttggaagatgaCCAGGCTATGGACGACGATCAGAACGAAGTCAAAGATGAGGTTCCCGTTGAGATTGCTAGTAACGAACATCATGAGAACAACCacaatgacgatgaagatgatgacgatgtAGTATTACCACATAAAAACAGTAGATTAAACGAGGAAATACCTagtgaaagaaatttgaggaaaagaaaagcacaTGATCCAGAGGAAGACGACGAAAGCTTTCATGAGGAGGATGtcgacgatgatgaagaagaagaagaggcaGATGGTCTTGAAGATGAATATTTGGATGAAGACTCACGAAATGATAGCCACCGGCGCAGAGCAGCCGATAGAAAGTTTGTAGTGCCAGACCCtgatgaggatgatgaaTACGACGAGGGCGATGAAGAAGGGGATAGAATAAGTCACTCCGCCTCCTCCAAACGCCTGAAGAGGGAGAGCTCTAGAAGAACCAGATCATCGCGTCATCCGGAAACTCCGCCGCCGGTAAGAAGAGCATTAAGAAGTAGAACAAGGAATTCAGGCACGTCAAATGAGGAAAACTATGCTGAAAATGAACACATTAGAAACGAAGCGTTAACTTTGGCTGATGAGATTAGGGAATTGCAGGAGGATAGTCCAATAAAGGAGAAAAGATTTCTTCGTGAAAGAACCAAACCAGTGAACTACAAATTACCACCGCCGCTAACCGCTACGAGTGCAGAAGAGTTCATGGACAGGAACAAAAATgcactttcttttcataaCCCATCGCCTGCTCGCCGTGGCCGCGGTGGCTGGAATGCTAGTCAGAACTCTGGCCCAACAAGGAGGCTTTTCCCCACGGGTGGTCCGTTTGGTGGTAATGACGTGACCACGatttttggtaaaaatACCAACTTTTACAACCAAGTTCCATCCGCattcaataataataacaacaataaatTGATATTAGATTCCGATTCttctgatgatgaaataTTACCTCTTGGTGCTACAccgaaaatgaagaaggaGAATGCTgcaaaaaagaggaagaaaaagccaGAAATTGCCGATCTTGACCCATTGGGCGTTGATATGAATATAAATTTTGATGACATAGGTGGTCTGGACAATTATATAGATcaattgaaggaaatggTCGCTTTACCACTATTATACCCAGAGCTATATCAAAATTTCAACATCACACCACCACGAGGTGTTCTTTTCCATGGTCCGCCAGGTACTGGTAAAACGCTAATGGCAAGAGCATTAGCAGCAAGTTGCTCCTctgatgaaagaaagatcACATTTTTTATGCGTAAGGGTGCAGATATTTTATCGAAGTGGGTTGGGGAAGCTGAAAGACAACTTCGTTTATTATTCGAAGAGGCTAAAAAGCATCAACCTTCcgtcatttttttcgatgaaATTGACGGGTTAGCGCCTGTAAGAAGCTccaaacaagaacaaattcATGCCAGTATTGTATCCACATTATTGGCATTAATGGATGGTATGGACAACAGAGGTCAAGTCATTGTCATCGGTGCCACAAATCGGCCTGATGCAGTGGATCCTGCTCTAAGAAGACCGGGTAGGTTTGATAGagaattttattttccctTACCTGACGTTAAAGCACGTTCTAAGATTCTACAAATTCAGACCAAGAAATGGAGTTCACCATTGTCAGTTAACTTTGTCGATAAATTAGCTATTTTGACTAAGGGCTATGGTGGTGCAGATTTGCGGTCTTTATGCACCGAGGCTGCACTTATAAGTATACAAAGAAACTTTCCTCAAATTTATAGATCGAATGATAAACTCCTAGTAGACCCCTCCAAGATCAAAGTCAAAGTAAGCGATTTCATGTtagctttgaaaaagattgTTCCCTCATCCGCAAGATCCACTGGCAATTCTCCTCAGCCGTTACCTGAATTGATTAAACCACTATTATTGAATGAAGTAAAGactctgaaaaaaaagctgtATTATATGCTGAAAATGGACGATACAGATTTCCAGGCAACTACATCATCACtacaagattttattgattaCGAAGAGTACAGCGGAGAggatgaagaggaagacaAGTATGAAGAGAATAAAGGTCTATCCAAATTCAAGTCATACGAATTTTTTGAGTCAATGGCAGAATCACAAATATGTAAACCTCGGCTATTAGTAAATGGACCGAAGGGAAACGGTCAACAGTATGTTGGAGCCGCGATTTTGAACTATTTAGAAGACTTCAACATCCAAAATCTAGACCTTGCTTCTCTAGTTTCGGAAAGTTCAAGGACTATTGAAGCTGCTGTGGTACAGAGTTTTATGGAGGCGAAGAAAAGACAACCTTCAGTTGTATTTATTCCTAATTTAGACATTTGGATCAATACCATCCCAGAAAACGTTATTTTGATCCTATCAGGCTTATTTAGGTCCTTGCAAAGTAACgaaaaagttcttttattaTGTTTGGCGGAGAATCTGGATATATCTGAAGTTGAGAACGGTATTTTATCggattttgattttggtaaaaatttctttcaactGAATAAACCATCCATTGAGAACATAAAAGAATACTTCTCCAACTTAATTGAATTATTAAGGACAAAACCAAGCAATATCCCcacgaaaaggaaaagatcCAAGCCCTTACCTGAATTACCAAAAGTCGTTTCGAGTTCGACACCAACcaattttgatgaaaacggTGAACCATTGTCGAAGGAAGAGTTGCTGAGAAGGAAATTGAAGTCGTTTCAACATCAAGATATGAGGTTGAAAAATGTACTAAAAATCAAACTTTCGGGCTTGATggatcttttcaaaaacaggTACAAAAGATTTAGAAAGCCACCGATTGACGATGCCTTTTTGGTCCATCTTTTTGAACCAGAGACGAACAATGACCCCAATTGGCAACCTGCCTATACGAAGGACAAGGATATGATTTTAGAGGTTTCCACGGGCCGAAGATTTTTTAACATGGACTTGGATATTGTGGAAGAAAGACTTTGGAACGGCTATTATTCAGAACCAAAgcagtttttgaaagacaTCGAACTAATATACCGAGATGCGAATAGCATCGGTGATAGAGAACGTGTTATAAAAGCCTCTGAAATGTTTGCCAATGCTCAAATGGGTATCGAAGAAATTTCGACTCCAGATTTTATCCAAGAATGTAAAGCTACTCGTCAAAGGGATTTAGAAAGGCAAGAGCTTTTCCTAcaggatgaagaaagaggaGTTACAGTTGACTCAGAGAATCAACAGGAAGGGCAACAAAACATACCTCTGCAATCTGGATCAGAGGCTAATCAACTTAATGAATTTGGGGTGGCTGCTGGTAACCAACTGCAGGCTCAACTGCAGGTCACTACTAATGCAACTACTGTTGTTAATAGTGGAGAAGTTCCAGCACCAATTGATACcaacatatataaaacGCAGGAAACAACTCCAGTTCATTCTACAATAGATAGGGCAGAATCTCTCACACCGAAGGATAGTGGCGCTCTCGAAGAATGTCCGACAGAACCAATTCAGTCTTCTTACATATCCAATGTATATACCAATGGTGATGAACAAAGCGGAAAACGGCCAGAAGAAAGCGGATTTCCCTTGAAATCCCTCGTTAAAAACAACATAAGTGAAAAGAAACCTGGGACGTATGACACAAAACAAGTGGCGAAAATTTTATCCACTAACGATAGTATACTTGGAGTTCAGTCGGTTGCTACGGGAGAAGAAGCAAGTCAACGAGATGGTATGTCAAAAGAGGTTGTGAAGCTACCGCATAAGGAGAAAGACAACAGGGATGTTATTTTAACTTCCGagcaaatcaaaaaaatatatgcATGTTTAGTTGAACACTGCGTCAACTTCACAGTCTCCCAGTTAGAAGATGTTTATTCTACTGTAGCAAGAATAAtatggaaaaataaatctgCATGGGACAAAACAAAGACTGTTGATGAGATAATGAAATTCTTATCAGAGTAA